Proteins encoded within one genomic window of Felis catus isolate Fca126 chromosome C1, F.catus_Fca126_mat1.0, whole genome shotgun sequence:
- the LOC109502621 gene encoding skin secretory protein xP2-like: MQDNCPAQLVLAKARRKNQLQSKENHNVTVQRQALFRLLHISDSPKGPDALLLLKSLQSTCLTATQLSSLLRSDLGSRTGYRDPEICPIGAGPPPSEPPRPGSCSQAGCGPLPAAPAPHIHRHVPAAPRGRREPQARGGAAAASEPAPPPPRGLSPRPPPRSGEAAGPRGPEGRARSVVRAESLLHMEPAPGGMAGAWNVAADRGLSAPLGTSRRRGPEARAKLGWKGGSRGPGAARGRRRGGSGDSAAGSARLPIVVLIVVVAARRATPERRTQRPHHLRQASPLRAAGPPLHTDP; encoded by the coding sequence ATGCAAGACAACTGCCCGGCGCAGTTAGTGCTAGCTAAAGCGAGAAGGAAGAATCAACTCCAATCAAAAGAGAATCACAATGTGACAGTGCAAAGGCAAGCACTTTTTCGCTTACTGCACATATCTGATTCTCCCAAGGGACCAGATGCACTCTTGCTTCTAAAATCCCTGCAGAGTACATGTCTGACAGCTACCCAGCTCAGCAGTCTTCTTCGCTCAGATCTGGGATCCAGGACAGGATACAGGGACCCCGAGATCTGCCCAATTGGAGCGGGACCACCACCCAGCGAACCCCCCCGCCCGGGGAGCTGCTCACAGGCGGGCTGCGGCCCCCTTCCCGCGGCCCCCGCCCCACACATACACAGGCACGTACCGGCCGCTCCGCGGGGACGTAGGGAGCCGCAGGCCCGAGGAGGGGCCGCCGCTGCCTCCGAGcccgcccctccgcccccgcgCGGCCTGtcaccgcgcccccccccccggtcgGGGGAGGCCGCGGGCCCCCGGGGGCCGGAGGGGCGCGCGAGGAGTGTGGTGCGGGCCGAGTCTCTCCTTCACATGGAGCCCGCGCCGGGCGGGATGGCGGGCGCGTGGAACGTCGCGGCCGACCGGGGCCTCTCGGCGCCCTTAGGTACTTCTCGCCGCCGCGGCCCCGAGGCCCGCGCGAAGCTGGGCTGGAAAGGAGGAAGCCGTGGGCCGGGCGCCGCCAGAGGCCGGAGAAGGGGCGGGAGCGGCGACTCCGCGGCTGGAAGTGCCCGGCTCCCGATCGTCGTCCTAATCGTGGTTGTCGCCGCACGCCGCGCGACCCCTGAACGCCGCACCCAGCGACCGCACCACCTTCGTCAGGCGTCGCCGTTGAGGGCAGCCGGGCCGCCACTACACACGGACCCGTGA